A single genomic interval of Eurosta solidaginis isolate ZX-2024a chromosome 3, ASM4086904v1, whole genome shotgun sequence harbors:
- the LOC137243617 gene encoding uncharacterized protein isoform X2 — MYHQKRRVQPRNDSKVPQKTTGFPCNPTHIMTPTNVRRSVVTLLPLSVIILCYSIANTNAQENIMPQIPPSLVECYNTSYFMNRQNRLPSTIDTLISLIEKIENSNAYNYDIRTLSVALLHRFRQDGIQRAYGVAESPGVIPYSPTGFQFPKFRLLLSRLIPGNANNFPNSTLTPEERCSIHFMLSSSIDLRVRGDENQVCQRLSQYRSQRLRRAATDDDNLMGDVEVLQSLKMKPANKRGLYQRGAYNDYDWGWSNSGGNSGNNNQISQCPVENGVIWTPWGSVSAGALIAGVATGLQQQSVQLRTLLALASRKNGYSSLPQTATVTVDNRWAATLAGDLSEVALLQVPFTSTETASVGANGAWNSTVMPHWYFLTQRQNLQMTDAEIRGGLDGLLIALNVASWRSQASDLKLSQLLRMYYSTNGVLNSGINACNRQQNFNNYISSDQLVAQTSAFSQVLDREMQLGVTLSPANIATFSLSAASALGNYVPWISTNCYDDDEPQGIHNMTAVMTNIFVFLDTTWPYYFVVDYVNFVLQRLNINPYASAVTLLSALDGTTIVNTTNYITDVYEQWNATTHLWYTPGFSLPQILNTALDLAQKIMHADRLHSSLGGKSMIALLVPSPIAYVSEWDMRYALYFLQHFNYTVPDLHVLYFGGGALIRFKDLVRNPHEDLFPLGEEFGVWTAGVPVVKRIREIPRRLANPRCGAVMSASSRGPSEMLQFVRSGAINFYRIMPNYFFGSTSLRYLRIRPVTTSSFTVCSSRAVALPYRKDGKDQPEQSCGQTAATNSYSVDLSDICMGYEQIQQCPPLYVSVQAQTLSAGNQLKCSEPACQRPDDAQFLIYVSNLVCNCSWRAKRVSDVSLIGAIIINLAISINLF, encoded by the exons ATGTACCACCAGAAAAGGCGGGTACAG CCACGAAACGATTCGAAAGTTCCTCAAAAAACAACTGGATTCCCTTGCAATCCAACTCACATAATGACACCAACGAATGTGCGGCGCTCTGTCGTAACTTTACTCCCGCTCAGTGTCATCATCCTATGCTACAGCATAGCAAACACAAATGCACAGGAGAATATAATGCCACAAATACCACCATCACTGGTGGAATGCTACAACACGAGCTATTTTATGAATCGTCAAAATCGACTGCCATCCACAATTGATACGCTCATCTCACTGATCGAGAAGATAGAAAACAGCAACGCCTACAACTATGACATACGCACACTTTCGGTGGCGCTCTTACATCGCTTTCGACAAGATGGCATACAGCGCGCTTATGGTGTAGCCGAATCACCTGGCGTAATACCTTACAGTCCGACAGGTTTTCAATTTCCGAAATTTCGCCTTTTACTTTCACGTCTCATACCTGGCAATGCCAATAATTTTCCTAATTCTACGCTCACGCCCGAAGAACGCTGCTCGATACATTTTATGCTCTCCAGTTCAATTGATCTACGTGTGCGCGGAGATGAGAATCAAGTATGCCAGCGTTTATCGCAGTATCGCTCACAACGTTTACGACGTGCCGCCACTGATGATGACAATTTAATGGGTGACGTGGAAGTGTTACAAAGTCTGAAAATGAAACCAGCAAATAAACGCGGCTTATATCAGAGAGGCGCATACAACGACTACGATTGGGGTTGGTCAAATTCGGGTGGCAACTCTGGCAATAACAATCAAATAAGTCAGTGTCCTGTAGAGAATGGTGTTATTTGGACACCTTGGGGTTCTGTGTCTGCTGGTGCGCTCATAGCTGGTGTCGCTACAGGTCTACAACAACAAAGTGTACAGCTACGTACGCTGTTAGCGCTGGCGAGTCGCAAAAATGGCTATAGCAGTCTGCCTCAAACAGCTACCGTCACAGTGGATAATCGTTGGGCTGCCACATTGGCTGGTGATCTTTCTGAGGTTGCTCTACTGCAAGTGCCTTTCACCTCTACGGAAACTGCATCGGTTGGCGCCAATGGCGCTTGGAATAGTACGGTTATGCCTCATTGGTATTTCCTAACGCAACGTCAAAATTTGCAAATGACTGATGCTGAAATCCGTGGTGGTCTAGATGGTCTTTTAATCGCTTTGAATGTTGCCTCATGGCGTTCCCAAGCTTCCGATTTGAAGTTGTCACAATTACTGCGCATGTATTACTCTACGAACGGTGTATTGAACAGTGGCATAAATGCGTGTAATCGTCAACAAAATTTCAATAATTATATATCGAGTGATCAACTTGTTGCGCAAACTAGCGCCTTCTCGCAGGTGTTAGATCGTGAAATGCAATTGGGTGTCACATTGTCGCCAGCAAATATAGCGACATTTTCGCTATCCGCAGCCTCTGCACTGGGAAACTATGTCC caTGGATTTCCACGAATTGTTATGACGATGACGAACCCCAAGGTATACACAATATGACTGCAGTGATGACTAATATTTTCGTTTTTCTGGATACTACGTGGCCATATTACTTTGTGGTGGATTATGTTAA CTTTGTGCTTCAACGTCTCAACATAAACCCATACGCCAGCGCTGTTACATTGCTCTCCGCTTTGGACGGCACAACTATAGTCAACACAACAAATTATATAACCGATGTCTATGAGCAATGGAATGCGACAACTCACTTGTGGT ATACTCCAGGTTTCAGTTTACCACAAATCCTCAACACTGCACTTGATCTGGCACAGAAGATCATGCATGCCGATCGCTTACATTCCTCATTGGGCGGCAAATCAATGATCGCGCTGCTTGTGCCCAGCCCCATTGCCTACGTGTCCGAATGGGATATGCGTTATGCCCTATACTTTCTGCAACATTTCAACTACACAGTGCCGGATTTACATGTACTTTATTTTGGTGGTGGTGCGCTTATACGCTTTAAAGATCTCGTGCGCAATCCACATGAAGATCTTTTTCCACTCGGTGAAGAGTTTGGTGTGTGGACTGCAGGAGTGCCTGTGGTTAAACGTATACGTGAAA TTCCACGTCGTTTAGCGAATCCGCGTTGTGGCGCCGTTATGTCAGCCAGCTCCAGGGGACCCAGCGAAATGCTGCAATTCGTGCGTTCGGGTGCTATTAACTTCTATCGTATTATGCCGAATTACTTTTTTGGTTCGACCAGCTTGCGTTATCTGCGCATAAGACCAGTGACTACGTCATCTTTTACAGTTTGTAGCTCGCGTGCAGTTGCTCTGCCATATCGTAAAGATGGTAAAGATCAACCGGAGCAGAGTTGTGGCCAAACAGCTGCTACAAATAGTTATTCTGTGGACTTGAGTGATATCTGCATGGGTTATGAGCAAATCCAGCAATGTCCGCCATTATATGTATCTGTACAAGCTCAAACATTGTCGGCTGGTAATCAGCTGAAGTGCAGTGAGCCAGCATGTCAGAGGCCTGATGATGCACAATTTCTGATCTATGTCAGTAATTTGGTATGCAATTGCAGTTGGAGAGCAAAGAGAGTCTCTGATGTGTCGCTCATAGGTGCCATCATTATAAATTTGGCTATAagtataaatttattttag
- the LOC137243617 gene encoding uncharacterized protein isoform X1, whose translation MYHQKRRVQPRNDSKVPQKTTGFPCNPTHIMTPTNVRRSVVTLLPLSVIILCYSIANTNAQENIMPQIPPSLVECYNTSYFMNRQNRLPSTIDTLISLIEKIENSNAYNYDIRTLSVALLHRFRQDGIQRAYGVAESPGVIPYSPTGFQFPKFRLLLSRLIPGNANNFPNSTLTPEERCSIHFMLSSSIDLRVRGDENQVCQRLSQYRSQRLRRAATDDDNLMGDVEVLQSLKMKPANKRGLYQRGAYNDYDWGWSNSGGNSGNNNQISQCPVENGVIWTPWGSVSAGALIAGVATGLQQQSVQLRTLLALASRKNGYSSLPQTATVTVDNRWAATLAGDLSEVALLQVPFTSTETASVGANGAWNSTVMPHWYFLTQRQNLQMTDAEIRGGLDGLLIALNVASWRSQASDLKLSQLLRMYYSTNGVLNSGINACNRQQNFNNYISSDQLVAQTSAFSQVLDREMQLGVTLSPANIATFSLSAASALGNYVPNSLNDVSCSVSNSANGGGNQVTAMTNIYVFLDTTWQYNNVVDYVNYILERINVNPYASSVTLLAAFDGSVIVNTTNYMPDIYQGWNVTTQAQYIPGFNLPTVLKTVQNLTQAFMNAQQRNSSAGGRSLVALLIPYGSVSISASDSTYSLTQLQNIYEQIPDLHFIYYTSGMINRFASFVRNPSQDLFTLNTGNMPATSSGPVVSRIVQIPRRLINPRCGSNWYTSTWGTDQLVQYLSPNSTNFYRMMPNYFYGAGTNRNVGIQSTSGVQFIICTSRTVVLPTQFNATNYNGVGSSDITCQTSSSGFSYDLSNACNGYSYIFQCPPFYLSVQAPQQMQSSVSCTDNACQTPNQARYVVSVTNMGCYSGVAELAASFITILLVFLLREALQ comes from the exons ATGTACCACCAGAAAAGGCGGGTACAG CCACGAAACGATTCGAAAGTTCCTCAAAAAACAACTGGATTCCCTTGCAATCCAACTCACATAATGACACCAACGAATGTGCGGCGCTCTGTCGTAACTTTACTCCCGCTCAGTGTCATCATCCTATGCTACAGCATAGCAAACACAAATGCACAGGAGAATATAATGCCACAAATACCACCATCACTGGTGGAATGCTACAACACGAGCTATTTTATGAATCGTCAAAATCGACTGCCATCCACAATTGATACGCTCATCTCACTGATCGAGAAGATAGAAAACAGCAACGCCTACAACTATGACATACGCACACTTTCGGTGGCGCTCTTACATCGCTTTCGACAAGATGGCATACAGCGCGCTTATGGTGTAGCCGAATCACCTGGCGTAATACCTTACAGTCCGACAGGTTTTCAATTTCCGAAATTTCGCCTTTTACTTTCACGTCTCATACCTGGCAATGCCAATAATTTTCCTAATTCTACGCTCACGCCCGAAGAACGCTGCTCGATACATTTTATGCTCTCCAGTTCAATTGATCTACGTGTGCGCGGAGATGAGAATCAAGTATGCCAGCGTTTATCGCAGTATCGCTCACAACGTTTACGACGTGCCGCCACTGATGATGACAATTTAATGGGTGACGTGGAAGTGTTACAAAGTCTGAAAATGAAACCAGCAAATAAACGCGGCTTATATCAGAGAGGCGCATACAACGACTACGATTGGGGTTGGTCAAATTCGGGTGGCAACTCTGGCAATAACAATCAAATAAGTCAGTGTCCTGTAGAGAATGGTGTTATTTGGACACCTTGGGGTTCTGTGTCTGCTGGTGCGCTCATAGCTGGTGTCGCTACAGGTCTACAACAACAAAGTGTACAGCTACGTACGCTGTTAGCGCTGGCGAGTCGCAAAAATGGCTATAGCAGTCTGCCTCAAACAGCTACCGTCACAGTGGATAATCGTTGGGCTGCCACATTGGCTGGTGATCTTTCTGAGGTTGCTCTACTGCAAGTGCCTTTCACCTCTACGGAAACTGCATCGGTTGGCGCCAATGGCGCTTGGAATAGTACGGTTATGCCTCATTGGTATTTCCTAACGCAACGTCAAAATTTGCAAATGACTGATGCTGAAATCCGTGGTGGTCTAGATGGTCTTTTAATCGCTTTGAATGTTGCCTCATGGCGTTCCCAAGCTTCCGATTTGAAGTTGTCACAATTACTGCGCATGTATTACTCTACGAACGGTGTATTGAACAGTGGCATAAATGCGTGTAATCGTCAACAAAATTTCAATAATTATATATCGAGTGATCAACTTGTTGCGCAAACTAGCGCCTTCTCGCAGGTGTTAGATCGTGAAATGCAATTGGGTGTCACATTGTCGCCAGCAAATATAGCGACATTTTCGCTATCCGCAGCCTCTGCACTGGGAAACTATGTCC CGAATAGTCTTAATGACGTTAGCTGCTCGGTAAGCAACAGCGCTAATGGCGGTGGCAATCAAGTAACAGCCATGACCAATATTTATGTTTTCTTGGATACCACATGGCAGTACAACAATGTCGTTGATTATGTCAA TTACATACTCGAGCGCATCAATGTGAATCCTTATGCCAGCTCGGTAACATTATtggcagcattcgatggttcaGTTATTGTGAATACAACAAATTATATGCCCGATATTTATCAAGGCTGGAATGTGACCACACAAGCGCAAT ACATTCCCGGCTTTAATTTACCCACCGTTTTGAAAACCGTACAAAACCTTACACAAGCCTTTATGAATGCTCAGCAAAGGAACTCATCTGCAGGTGGACGTTCGCTAGTCGCTTTATTGATACCTTACGGCTCGGTGTCCATTAGCGCCAGCGACTCAACTTACTCTCTAACTCAGCTACAAAATATTTACGAACAAATACCTGATCTACATTTCATTTACTATACCAGTGGTATGATTAATCGTTTTGCTAGTTTTGTGCGTAATCCCAGTCAGGATTTGTTTACCTTGAATACGGGTAATATGCCAGCCACATCCTCCGGACCTGTAGTCTCACGCATAGTGCAAA TTCCACGCCGTCTTATCAATCCACGTTGTGGCTCCAACTGGTACACTTCTACATGGGGCACCGATCAATTGGTACAATATCTCAGCCCGAATAGCACTAATTTCTATCGCATGATGCCCAATTATTTCTACGGCGCTGGCACAAATCGCAATGTGGGCATCCAATCAACCAGTGGTGTCCAGTTTATTATTTGCACTTCACGTACCGTAGTTCTACCAACACAATTCAATGCGACCAACTATAATGGCGTCGGCTCATCGGATATTACGTGCCAGACAAGCAGCAGTGGGTTTTCGTATGACCTATCGAATGCTTGTAATGGTTACAGTTATATATTTCAATGCCCACCATTCTATTTGTCGGTGCAAGCTCCACAGCAAATGCAGTCTTCGGTATCGTGTACAGATAATGCTTGTCAAACACCAAATCAAGCACGTTATGTCGTCTCCGTCACGAATATGGGTTGTTACAGCGGTGTCGCTGAGCTCGCTGCCAGTTTCATTACAATTTTGTTGGTTTTCTTACTGCGCGAAGCTTTGCAATAG
- the LOC137243617 gene encoding uncharacterized protein isoform X3, which produces MTPTNVRRSVVTLLPLSVIILCYSIANTNAQENIMPQIPPSLVECYNTSYFMNRQNRLPSTIDTLISLIEKIENSNAYNYDIRTLSVALLHRFRQDGIQRAYGVAESPGVIPYSPTGFQFPKFRLLLSRLIPGNANNFPNSTLTPEERCSIHFMLSSSIDLRVRGDENQVCQRLSQYRSQRLRRAATDDDNLMGDVEVLQSLKMKPANKRGLYQRGAYNDYDWGWSNSGGNSGNNNQISQCPVENGVIWTPWGSVSAGALIAGVATGLQQQSVQLRTLLALASRKNGYSSLPQTATVTVDNRWAATLAGDLSEVALLQVPFTSTETASVGANGAWNSTVMPHWYFLTQRQNLQMTDAEIRGGLDGLLIALNVASWRSQASDLKLSQLLRMYYSTNGVLNSGINACNRQQNFNNYISSDQLVAQTSAFSQVLDREMQLGVTLSPANIATFSLSAASALGNYVPNSLNDVSCSVSNSANGGGNQVTAMTNIYVFLDTTWQYNNVVDYVNYILERINVNPYASSVTLLAAFDGSVIVNTTNYMPDIYQGWNVTTQAQYIPGFNLPTVLKTVQNLTQAFMNAQQRNSSAGGRSLVALLIPYGSVSISASDSTYSLTQLQNIYEQIPDLHFIYYTSGMINRFASFVRNPSQDLFTLNTGNMPATSSGPVVSRIVQIPRRLINPRCGSNWYTSTWGTDQLVQYLSPNSTNFYRMMPNYFYGAGTNRNVGIQSTSGVQFIICTSRTVVLPTQFNATNYNGVGSSDITCQTSSSGFSYDLSNACNGYSYIFQCPPFYLSVQAPQQMQSSVSCTDNACQTPNQARYVVSVTNMGCYSGVAELAASFITILLVFLLREALQ; this is translated from the exons ATGACACCAACGAATGTGCGGCGCTCTGTCGTAACTTTACTCCCGCTCAGTGTCATCATCCTATGCTACAGCATAGCAAACACAAATGCACAGGAGAATATAATGCCACAAATACCACCATCACTGGTGGAATGCTACAACACGAGCTATTTTATGAATCGTCAAAATCGACTGCCATCCACAATTGATACGCTCATCTCACTGATCGAGAAGATAGAAAACAGCAACGCCTACAACTATGACATACGCACACTTTCGGTGGCGCTCTTACATCGCTTTCGACAAGATGGCATACAGCGCGCTTATGGTGTAGCCGAATCACCTGGCGTAATACCTTACAGTCCGACAGGTTTTCAATTTCCGAAATTTCGCCTTTTACTTTCACGTCTCATACCTGGCAATGCCAATAATTTTCCTAATTCTACGCTCACGCCCGAAGAACGCTGCTCGATACATTTTATGCTCTCCAGTTCAATTGATCTACGTGTGCGCGGAGATGAGAATCAAGTATGCCAGCGTTTATCGCAGTATCGCTCACAACGTTTACGACGTGCCGCCACTGATGATGACAATTTAATGGGTGACGTGGAAGTGTTACAAAGTCTGAAAATGAAACCAGCAAATAAACGCGGCTTATATCAGAGAGGCGCATACAACGACTACGATTGGGGTTGGTCAAATTCGGGTGGCAACTCTGGCAATAACAATCAAATAAGTCAGTGTCCTGTAGAGAATGGTGTTATTTGGACACCTTGGGGTTCTGTGTCTGCTGGTGCGCTCATAGCTGGTGTCGCTACAGGTCTACAACAACAAAGTGTACAGCTACGTACGCTGTTAGCGCTGGCGAGTCGCAAAAATGGCTATAGCAGTCTGCCTCAAACAGCTACCGTCACAGTGGATAATCGTTGGGCTGCCACATTGGCTGGTGATCTTTCTGAGGTTGCTCTACTGCAAGTGCCTTTCACCTCTACGGAAACTGCATCGGTTGGCGCCAATGGCGCTTGGAATAGTACGGTTATGCCTCATTGGTATTTCCTAACGCAACGTCAAAATTTGCAAATGACTGATGCTGAAATCCGTGGTGGTCTAGATGGTCTTTTAATCGCTTTGAATGTTGCCTCATGGCGTTCCCAAGCTTCCGATTTGAAGTTGTCACAATTACTGCGCATGTATTACTCTACGAACGGTGTATTGAACAGTGGCATAAATGCGTGTAATCGTCAACAAAATTTCAATAATTATATATCGAGTGATCAACTTGTTGCGCAAACTAGCGCCTTCTCGCAGGTGTTAGATCGTGAAATGCAATTGGGTGTCACATTGTCGCCAGCAAATATAGCGACATTTTCGCTATCCGCAGCCTCTGCACTGGGAAACTATGTCC CGAATAGTCTTAATGACGTTAGCTGCTCGGTAAGCAACAGCGCTAATGGCGGTGGCAATCAAGTAACAGCCATGACCAATATTTATGTTTTCTTGGATACCACATGGCAGTACAACAATGTCGTTGATTATGTCAA TTACATACTCGAGCGCATCAATGTGAATCCTTATGCCAGCTCGGTAACATTATtggcagcattcgatggttcaGTTATTGTGAATACAACAAATTATATGCCCGATATTTATCAAGGCTGGAATGTGACCACACAAGCGCAAT ACATTCCCGGCTTTAATTTACCCACCGTTTTGAAAACCGTACAAAACCTTACACAAGCCTTTATGAATGCTCAGCAAAGGAACTCATCTGCAGGTGGACGTTCGCTAGTCGCTTTATTGATACCTTACGGCTCGGTGTCCATTAGCGCCAGCGACTCAACTTACTCTCTAACTCAGCTACAAAATATTTACGAACAAATACCTGATCTACATTTCATTTACTATACCAGTGGTATGATTAATCGTTTTGCTAGTTTTGTGCGTAATCCCAGTCAGGATTTGTTTACCTTGAATACGGGTAATATGCCAGCCACATCCTCCGGACCTGTAGTCTCACGCATAGTGCAAA TTCCACGCCGTCTTATCAATCCACGTTGTGGCTCCAACTGGTACACTTCTACATGGGGCACCGATCAATTGGTACAATATCTCAGCCCGAATAGCACTAATTTCTATCGCATGATGCCCAATTATTTCTACGGCGCTGGCACAAATCGCAATGTGGGCATCCAATCAACCAGTGGTGTCCAGTTTATTATTTGCACTTCACGTACCGTAGTTCTACCAACACAATTCAATGCGACCAACTATAATGGCGTCGGCTCATCGGATATTACGTGCCAGACAAGCAGCAGTGGGTTTTCGTATGACCTATCGAATGCTTGTAATGGTTACAGTTATATATTTCAATGCCCACCATTCTATTTGTCGGTGCAAGCTCCACAGCAAATGCAGTCTTCGGTATCGTGTACAGATAATGCTTGTCAAACACCAAATCAAGCACGTTATGTCGTCTCCGTCACGAATATGGGTTGTTACAGCGGTGTCGCTGAGCTCGCTGCCAGTTTCATTACAATTTTGTTGGTTTTCTTACTGCGCGAAGCTTTGCAATAG